From Lycium ferocissimum isolate CSIRO_LF1 chromosome 12, AGI_CSIRO_Lferr_CH_V1, whole genome shotgun sequence, one genomic window encodes:
- the LOC132039462 gene encoding protein MLN51 homolog, which translates to MAGAMITYIVVKRVVLLVSRTKATDHENNVLFRRTPGQRGLWESKDDRKWGHDKFEQLTVEERNYDEDRRISRGRYRGRGRIRGAASGASRGRRPKAYINGSDQAKDNNQNIQNNPSEAIRGWGPRRYRPSFKDNIDTPPPLNNQSGQYVGKPSLNSTNKASAPVSDLEKDAVTAAKQRSMSSLNYASPPFYPTSSSSKETTITDKREMQTETSSCSVQSSLSGESTASAQSTAIFRKDPNDSLGINKLNIHDSIPAVAGMPSSSLQLPLGLSSSIKSTHSQALRGQGRGFNASSHRNYQSPVPNNQVNSVSLPNQLHPARRYSAQSRGQPFLQVTGQQLVQQPGNGSQVSSPHKTAQPTNTCEPGELESSSESTKLTSSMAAKGKGSLQGPGRGYGAQIVGAPGNMGSGHSNQNFSGAPSFLPVMQFGGQHPGGVGVPAVGMAFPGYVGQPDGLGNSKMTWLPVLAGAAGALGTPYCSPYIAADGAYHPRPSGKISSLGAAPIKENNTSKPDSELKPQQTPELTTDDFRLRQKNPRRYTEMKFDQ; encoded by the exons ATGGCTGGTGCCATGATCACTTATATAGTAGTAAAAAGGGTAGTGCTGTTAGTAAGCCGAACAAAA GCAACTGATcatgaaaataatgttttgTTTAGGCGAACGCCTGGTCAAAGAGGGTTATGGGAATCAAAAGATGATCGTAAATGGGGGCATGACAAGTTCGAACAGTTGACTGTCGAAGAGAGGAATTATGATGAG GATAGGAGGATATCAAGGGGTCGCTATCGAGGTCGTGGTAGGATTCGAGGGGCTGCTAGCGGAGCTTCACGAGGAAGAAGACCCAAAGCGTACATCAATGGTAGTGATCAGGCTAAGGATAATAACCAGAACATTCAGAATAATCCTTCAGAAGCTATCAGAGGTTGGGGGCCAAGGAGGTACAGACCATCTTTTAAGGACAACATTGATACACCTCCTCCACTAAACAACCA ATCTGGTCAGTATGTTGGCAAACCTTCACTTAATAGCACAAATAAAGCATCTGCTCCTGTATCAGATTTAGAAAAAGATGCAGTTACAGCTGCCAAGCAAAGGTCTATGTCAAGTTTGAATTATGCTTCTCCTCCATTTTATCCCACTAGCTCTTCCAGTAAAGAGACTACAATAACAGACAAGAGGGAAATGCAAACTGAGACAAGTAGCTGCAGTGTTCAGTCTTCTCTTTCGGGCGAAAGTACTGCTTCTGCACAATCAACTGCAATATTCCGGAAGGATCCAAATGATTCCCTTGGCATAAACAAGCTTAATATTCATGATTCTATTCCTGCAGTTGCTGGGATGCCTTCATCCAGTTTGCAGTTGCCACTGGGGTTGTCATCATCAATAAAGTCTACTCATTCCCAGGCATTGAGAGGCCAAGGAAGAGGATTTAATGCATCATCACATAGGAATTATCAATCTCCTGTACCCAATAACCAAGTCAACAGTGTTTCTCTGCCAAACCAGCTCCACCCTGCCCGGCGATATTCTGCTCAAAGTCGAGGGCAACCTTTTCTGCAAGTAACTGGTCAGCAGTTAGTACAGCAACCGGGTAATGGATCTCAAGTTTCATCTCCCCACAAAACAGCACAACCTACGAATACCTGTGAACCTGGAGAGCTTGAATCTTCATCAGAGTCCACTAAATTAACGAGTTCTATGGCTGCAAAAGGGAAAGGCAGTCTTCAGGGTCCTGGAAGGGGATATGGGGCTCAAATTGTGGGTGCACCTGGAAACATGGGTAGTGGTCACAGTAATCAGAACTTTTCTGGGGCTCCATCCTTTCTGCCAG TCATGCAATTTGGAGGGCAGCACCCCGGTGGCGTTGGAGTTCCTGCTGTTGGCATGGCTTTCCCTGGATATGTTGGTCAACCAGATGGGCTAGGCAATTCCAAAATGACATG GTTGCCAGTTTTAGCTGGTGCTGCTGGAGCACTAGGCACACCATACTGTTCACCATATATTGCTGCAGATGGTGCTTATCATCCTCGCCCTAGTGGGAAGATATCATCTCTCGGTGCTGCTCCAAT CAAAGAGAATAATACAAGCAAGCCAGATAGTGAACTGAAGCCCCAACAGACGCCTG AGCTCACAACTGATGACTTCAGACTGCGACAGAAGAATCCTCGCAG ATATACGGAAATGAAGTTTGACCAATGA